CCCCCCGTGACCCGCCTCGGCCTCTCCGACACCATCGCCGCCATTGCCACCGCTCCCGGCAGCGCGGGCGTAGGCATCGTGCGGGTGAGCGGGCCGGGGGCGCTGACCGTGGCGGACGGCTTATTCCGGGGGCGGCGGAAGCCGAGCAGGACCGCCGGGGGACAGTTCCTCTTCGGGCAACTGACCGCCGAGGGCGGCGAGGTGCTGGACGAGGGCCTGTGCCTGGTCTTCCGGGGGCCGCGCTCCTACACGGGCGAGGACGTGGCCGAACTCCAGACGCACGGCAGCCCGGCGGTGCTGGGGCGGGTGCTGGCGCGGGTGCTGGAACTCGGTGCCCGCCCAGCCCGGCCCGGCGAGTTCACCCAGCGGGCCTACCTCGCCGGACGGCTCGACCTCGCGCAGGCGGAGGCGGTGCTGGGCCTCGTGAACGCGGGGACGGACACGGCGCGGCGGCAGGCGAGCCTCGGCCTCGCCGGGGCGCTCGGCGAGCGGGTAGAGCGGGTGGCGACGCAGATCACGCGCACGCTGGCGGCGATCCAGGCCCTGCTCGATTACCCGGAGGAGGGCGTGCCCGAGGAGGACCGGGAGGCTCCCCTCGCGGCAGCCGAAGCCGAACTGGGGGCGCTTGTGGGTACGGCCCGCGCCGGGCAGGTCGCCACGCGGGGGGCACGGCTGGCCCTAATCGGTCTTCCAAATGCGGGCAAGAGCAGCCTCCTCAACGCCCTGCTGGGCTACGAGCGGTCCATCGTGACGCCGATTCCGGGCACGACGCGCGACTATCTGGAGGCGCAGATGTCGCTGGCGGGCGTGCCCGTGACCCTGGTGGACACGGCGGGCATCCGCGAGACGGGCGACGAGGTGGAGGCCGCCGGGGTGCGTCAGGCGGTCACTCTGGCCGGGGCCGCCGACCTCGTGCTCGTTCTTGAGGATGGTTCTCAGCCTCGCGAGGCGTTGCCCGCCAATTTGCCGGACGCGGCGCGGGTGCTGCGAGTGCGGACGAAGAGTGATCTGCCCGCCGTGTGGAGCGATGAGGGCATGCTAGCGGTCAGCGCCGTGACGGGCGCGGGTCTCGCCGAGTTGCGTGACGCCATCCACTCCGCCCTGATCGGTGACGCGGCGCGGGGCGAGGCGTGGCTCACCACCGAGCGGCAGGCCGACGCCGCCCGCCGGGCGCTCTCGCATGTGCGCGCCGCCCGCCTCCTCCCCGACGAGCTGGCCGGGTACGAGTTGGAGGAGGCGTTGCGAGCGCTGGCCGACCTGACCGGGCGCGACGTGGGCGAGGACGTGGTGGACGCCGTGTTCCGCAACTTCTGCGTGGGGAAGTGAGGGCGAGCGGTGCTGACCCCCATATGTAGAGAGAAGGGTTAAAGCAGAAGCGTTGTTACCCCTCCCCCCTCGTGGGGGAGGCTGGGAGGGGGGGAGACGGAGCGAGCACCCCACCAACCCAATCAGGCTCCAACAAAGAAGCAGGCCAGCGAGGTCTCCCCCACCGGCCCACCCAACAGACTGGCTTTAGCCGTTGCTCGTGTCGTCCGAGGTCTCGTCTCCGGGGGTGGTGCTCGCCGGGTCGCTGGTGATCATGCTGCCCGCCGAGGCCACGTCCTGCTTGTTCAGGCCCCGGTCGGCGTACTCGTCGGCGATCATGGCCTCCGCGTCGGCGTCCCCGAGGGCGTCGCGGTGTTCGTCCGTGCGGC
Above is a genomic segment from Deinococcus sp. YIM 134068 containing:
- the mnmE gene encoding tRNA uridine-5-carboxymethylaminomethyl(34) synthesis GTPase MnmE; the encoded protein is MTRLGLSDTIAAIATAPGSAGVGIVRVSGPGALTVADGLFRGRRKPSRTAGGQFLFGQLTAEGGEVLDEGLCLVFRGPRSYTGEDVAELQTHGSPAVLGRVLARVLELGARPARPGEFTQRAYLAGRLDLAQAEAVLGLVNAGTDTARRQASLGLAGALGERVERVATQITRTLAAIQALLDYPEEGVPEEDREAPLAAAEAELGALVGTARAGQVATRGARLALIGLPNAGKSSLLNALLGYERSIVTPIPGTTRDYLEAQMSLAGVPVTLVDTAGIRETGDEVEAAGVRQAVTLAGAADLVLVLEDGSQPREALPANLPDAARVLRVRTKSDLPAVWSDEGMLAVSAVTGAGLAELRDAIHSALIGDAARGEAWLTTERQADAARRALSHVRAARLLPDELAGYELEEALRALADLTGRDVGEDVVDAVFRNFCVGK
- a CDS encoding M-like protein, whose product is MTQSDDRPQNVPSTDATAESEISNVDLQFMGRTDEHRDALGDADAEAMIADEYADRGLNKQDVASAGSMITSDPASTTPGDETSDDTSNG